The Teredinibacter sp. KSP-S5-2 genome includes a window with the following:
- a CDS encoding TRZ/ATZ family hydrolase, which translates to MESRQIVQLIISPRWIVPIVPRGRIIEGCSLIVDQGVIQSICPTHEVEKKYQAKEHIELKGHALLPGLINVHGHLAMSLLRGYADDLALEPWLQDHIWPAEKQWVSEEFVRDGTQLAIAEMLSSGTTCFSDMYFFPEEAAAVTKEMGMRAQFCFPILDFPSNWAQTADDYIHKGLKLHDDYRSNDLINVGFGPHAPYSVSDEALSRVAVCAEELQAPIQIHLHETAHEINESVERYGKRPIERIYDLGLLTPNTQCVHFTQSNEQDIELLKASGSHIIHCPESNLKLNNGICSTQQLIDAEINVCLGTDGAASNNDLDLFGEMRTTALIGKLQANNPSAVDATTVLEMATINGAKALGMESLIGSLTPGKQADMIAVDMSAINTLPMYNILSQLVYAAKSTQVSHTWVAGKLLYQNTGFSKISKAGLREKAQLWHSRINRK; encoded by the coding sequence ATGGAATCCAGGCAAATTGTTCAACTTATCATCAGTCCACGCTGGATTGTGCCAATCGTCCCTCGCGGCAGAATCATAGAGGGCTGTAGCCTCATTGTTGATCAAGGGGTTATTCAATCAATCTGCCCCACCCATGAAGTTGAAAAAAAATATCAAGCCAAAGAGCATATAGAACTCAAAGGCCACGCATTGCTTCCAGGTCTAATTAATGTGCATGGCCACCTAGCTATGAGCCTATTGCGTGGCTATGCCGATGATCTGGCACTGGAACCCTGGCTGCAAGACCATATATGGCCAGCAGAGAAACAGTGGGTAAGTGAAGAATTTGTTCGCGACGGCACACAACTGGCCATTGCAGAAATGCTATCCAGTGGCACCACCTGTTTCTCAGACATGTATTTTTTCCCGGAAGAAGCCGCTGCGGTTACTAAAGAAATGGGGATGCGAGCGCAATTCTGCTTTCCAATTCTGGATTTCCCTTCAAACTGGGCGCAAACAGCTGACGACTATATTCACAAGGGGTTGAAACTCCATGATGATTACCGAAGTAACGACCTGATTAACGTTGGCTTTGGCCCCCATGCTCCCTACTCCGTTTCCGATGAAGCATTATCACGTGTCGCAGTTTGTGCGGAGGAACTACAAGCTCCGATTCAAATTCATCTTCACGAAACCGCCCATGAAATAAACGAGTCAGTCGAACGCTATGGCAAGCGCCCTATTGAGAGGATATATGACTTGGGACTGCTGACACCAAATACCCAATGTGTTCACTTCACCCAAAGCAACGAACAAGACATCGAACTATTAAAGGCCTCAGGCAGTCACATAATCCATTGCCCAGAGTCCAACCTGAAACTCAACAATGGTATTTGCTCAACCCAACAACTTATCGATGCGGAAATTAATGTCTGCCTGGGAACCGACGGCGCTGCCAGTAACAACGATCTCGATCTATTTGGAGAAATGCGCACTACTGCACTTATCGGTAAACTACAAGCAAACAACCCTTCTGCTGTGGACGCAACAACAGTACTGGAAATGGCCACTATCAACGGTGCCAAAGCCTTAGGCATGGAATCGCTGATTGGATCACTGACTCCAGGTAAACAAGCGGATATGATCGCGGTAGACATGTCAGCCATAAACACTTTGCCCATGTACAACATACTTAGTCAGTTGGTATATGCAGCCAAAAGTACTCAAGTTAGCCACACCTGGGTTGCAGGTAAATTGCTATATCAAAATACCGGTTTTAGTAAGATATCTAAAGCCGGTCTGCGCGAAAAAGCCCAACTCTGGCATAGCAGAATTAACCGGAAATAA
- a CDS encoding YciK family oxidoreductase: MTTTIDSEFLTQYQAKKDLLKGKNIIVTGAGDGIGRAAALTYAKYGATVILIGRTLSKLESVYDEIEAAGGAQPAIFPMNFEGATAHDYDALRDAIENEIGVLDGILHNASELGARTPIANYKVEEWEKILHVNVTAPFMMTKSLLPLLEKSQDASIIFTGSSVGLKGKAYWGAYAVSKAAIENLVQVLADELDGTSNIRVNSINPGATRTKMRATAYPAEDPSTVTTPEDIMNRYLFLMGKDSQLINGQQFDAQPR; encoded by the coding sequence GTGACCACCACCATTGACTCTGAATTTTTAACCCAATATCAGGCCAAAAAAGATCTACTCAAGGGCAAAAACATCATAGTAACTGGTGCTGGCGACGGTATCGGCCGAGCAGCAGCCCTGACATATGCCAAATACGGTGCAACCGTCATACTCATTGGTCGCACACTCTCCAAGCTGGAATCAGTTTACGATGAAATTGAAGCAGCAGGTGGTGCCCAGCCAGCTATTTTCCCGATGAACTTCGAAGGTGCTACCGCGCATGACTATGACGCCCTGCGAGATGCCATAGAAAATGAAATTGGTGTACTAGACGGCATATTGCACAACGCGAGCGAACTGGGTGCAAGAACCCCCATCGCCAACTACAAAGTTGAAGAGTGGGAAAAAATACTGCATGTAAATGTCACCGCTCCTTTTATGATGACAAAATCTCTCCTGCCATTACTGGAGAAATCCCAAGACGCGAGCATCATATTTACTGGATCCAGTGTTGGCTTAAAAGGAAAAGCCTACTGGGGAGCCTACGCCGTATCAAAGGCGGCAATAGAAAACCTGGTTCAGGTACTTGCCGACGAGCTGGACGGAACATCCAATATTCGTGTTAACTCCATTAACCCCGGGGCCACACGAACCAAAATGCGTGCAACAGCCTACCCTGCGGAAGACCCTTCAACAGTGACCACACCAGAAGATATTATGAATAGATATTTATTTTTGATGGGTAAAGACAGTCAGCTTATCAACGGTCAACAGTTCGACGCTCAACCCAGATAA
- the ubiG gene encoding bifunctional 2-polyprenyl-6-hydroxyphenol methylase/3-demethylubiquinol 3-O-methyltransferase UbiG, which translates to MSQEKVLNVDPSEISKFERMANRWWDLNGEFKPLHEINPIRANYVDARSPVAEQRLVDIGCGGGIFCEAMAQRGAMVTGIDMGAAPLEVAKLHSLESGVTVDYQQKTVEQLAEEQPESFNIVTCLEMLEHVPDPAQVVYACAQLAKPGAHLFFSTINRNIKSYGMAVVGAEYLLKLLPKGTHEYKKFIRPSELASWVRLAGLELHDVSGITYNPLTKRYRLNPDDVDVNYLIHVRKPL; encoded by the coding sequence ATGAGCCAGGAAAAAGTACTTAACGTCGACCCATCAGAGATCAGCAAGTTTGAGCGTATGGCCAATCGCTGGTGGGATTTAAATGGCGAATTTAAACCTCTGCACGAAATCAACCCAATTCGGGCCAATTACGTTGATGCCAGATCACCAGTAGCCGAGCAGAGACTGGTCGATATTGGCTGTGGCGGTGGCATTTTTTGCGAAGCCATGGCACAACGCGGCGCAATGGTAACAGGCATTGATATGGGGGCCGCCCCATTGGAAGTGGCCAAATTGCACAGCCTTGAATCTGGCGTGACGGTCGATTATCAACAAAAAACCGTTGAACAATTAGCCGAAGAACAACCAGAGAGCTTCAATATAGTGACCTGTCTGGAGATGCTGGAACACGTTCCAGACCCTGCTCAAGTCGTATACGCCTGCGCCCAACTGGCAAAACCAGGCGCACACCTGTTTTTCTCCACCATCAACAGAAATATTAAATCCTATGGTATGGCGGTTGTTGGAGCGGAATACCTGCTGAAGCTACTCCCCAAAGGAACCCATGAATATAAAAAATTTATTCGCCCTTCTGAGCTTGCGTCTTGGGTAAGGCTAGCAGGCCTCGAGCTTCACGATGTATCCGGCATTACCTATAACCCTTTAACAAAACGTTACCGGCTAAACCCAGATGACGTGGACGTGAATTATCTTATTCATGTAAGAAAGCCGTTATAA
- a CDS encoding DUF2802 domain-containing protein yields the protein MIPTVNLDPASLVPLLSIMGCFVMLFIQMYSSRKNEDAVERLEKLEKQLNIITSGSLGMGQRMVALENRLSELKKQQEQISHSDSDFSYTQAQKLLAQGVSLEAIAANSGLSHSEVSLMELLHRHTQKQANGSSNVMPIKQGM from the coding sequence ATGATTCCAACGGTAAATCTTGATCCGGCCTCTTTGGTTCCTCTTCTTTCTATTATGGGTTGCTTTGTAATGCTATTTATACAAATGTACTCTTCTCGTAAGAATGAGGATGCTGTGGAGCGCTTGGAAAAGCTTGAGAAACAGCTCAACATCATTACTTCTGGCTCATTGGGAATGGGTCAACGTATGGTGGCTTTGGAAAACCGTCTCAGTGAATTAAAAAAACAACAAGAACAAATTTCACACAGCGACTCCGATTTTTCCTATACCCAGGCGCAAAAGCTATTAGCCCAGGGCGTATCTTTGGAAGCTATCGCTGCCAATAGCGGTTTATCCCATTCGGAAGTGAGTTTGATGGAGCTATTGCACCGTCACACACAAAAACAGGCGAATGGTTCTTCCAACGTTATGCCGATTAAACAAGGAATGTAA
- a CDS encoding chemotaxis protein CheW, whose protein sequence is MAGNMANNAASDDPVLQWVTFKLAGETYGINVMQVQEVLRYSEIAPVPGAPHYVLGIINLRGNVVTVIDTRHRFGIEPGEITDNTRIVIIEADKHVVGILVDSVAEVVYLRQSEIETAPNVGNEESAKFIQGVCHKNDELLILIELDKLLTDDEWAELEGV, encoded by the coding sequence ATGGCTGGAAATATGGCAAACAACGCCGCAAGTGATGACCCCGTATTGCAGTGGGTTACCTTTAAGTTGGCAGGGGAGACCTATGGAATCAACGTGATGCAGGTTCAGGAAGTGCTTCGTTACTCCGAAATAGCACCTGTTCCCGGTGCGCCGCATTACGTTTTAGGGATTATAAACCTGCGTGGAAACGTCGTTACAGTAATAGATACTCGTCATAGGTTTGGCATTGAACCTGGCGAAATTACAGACAATACACGCATTGTTATCATAGAAGCTGACAAACATGTCGTCGGAATACTGGTCGATAGCGTGGCAGAGGTAGTATACTTGCGCCAGTCTGAAATTGAGACGGCGCCCAATGTTGGTAATGAAGAAAGTGCCAAGTTTATACAGGGTGTATGTCACAAGAATGACGAACTGCTTATTCTTATCGAACTAGATAAATTGCTCACGGATGACGAGTGGGCAGAACTTGAGGGTGTTTAA
- a CDS encoding HAD-IA family hydrolase — protein MSLRAVFFDLDGTLLDTAPDLAHALNRLLHQKGIDVLPVEKITEIVSDGANAMLKLAFNVTPKDENFAELRQQLLDLYLEDLSTHTRPYPGIEELISELTYSNIDWGIVTNKPWAYTEPLIERFDFASRPRTIVCPDHVRHKKPAPDSLLLACEQSGCQPSEAIYIGDHLRDIECGTNAGTSTISVGYGYISNEQDHTRWGATHSVEHASQLWPIINKYVQAS, from the coding sequence ATGAGTTTGCGAGCCGTATTTTTTGACCTCGACGGAACACTTCTGGACACTGCACCTGATCTAGCACACGCACTCAATCGTTTGCTACATCAAAAAGGCATAGACGTTCTGCCAGTGGAAAAGATTACTGAAATCGTTTCTGATGGTGCCAACGCCATGCTCAAACTGGCATTTAATGTCACACCCAAAGACGAAAATTTTGCCGAACTGCGCCAGCAACTACTCGATTTATATCTGGAAGATCTTTCGACCCATACCCGCCCTTATCCAGGAATAGAAGAGCTGATCTCAGAATTAACCTATAGCAATATTGATTGGGGCATTGTAACCAACAAACCATGGGCATATACCGAACCGTTAATAGAAAGGTTCGATTTTGCCAGTCGCCCACGCACTATCGTCTGCCCGGATCATGTTCGCCACAAAAAGCCAGCGCCAGACTCGCTATTACTGGCCTGCGAACAGAGCGGATGTCAGCCATCAGAGGCCATTTATATTGGCGACCATTTACGTGATATCGAATGTGGCACCAATGCCGGAACCAGTACAATTTCAGTCGGTTACGGCTATATAAGTAATGAACAAGACCATACACGCTGGGGGGCAACACACAGTGTTGAGCACGCCAGCCAGCTATGGCCAATAATAAATAAATATGTGCAAGCAAGTTGA